One Deltaproteobacteria bacterium genomic window carries:
- a CDS encoding FG-GAP repeat protein, with protein sequence MTVTDEVGGVCRDSILVSVGNPEVTITSPTDGESYEKGEAILFSAAVFDAQDNPEDLEIEWSSDVDGVFNTNPADSSGNIAFNYSGLSAEDGGTEHLITLSATGTDGLSTTEEVNIIVSPPEVCDEIDNDGDGVVDEGVTTTYYADSDGDGYGDVDNTTEDCSLPGGYSKDNTDCDDTNFSLNPAATEVCDSLDNDCDGYTDDGDGSLDASTGATWYADSDGDGYGNAANTTQACTRPSGYVLDDTDCDDNEVLSNPGEIEVCDGLDNNCDGALDEDSAVDAATWYADTDGDSYGSTSSPQAACTQPSGYVADDTDCDDSDALVNPAATEYCDGVNNDCDSYTDESSAADASTWYRDSDGDGYGDAAISILACDRPSGYVADDTDCDDSDITLNPDTVWYADSDGDGYGSTNLSQAACSQPSGYVLDNTDCDDFDTTTSPAATEYCDGMDNDCDGTTDENDAADASTWYRDSDTDGYGNTAISTLACDQPAGYVSNNDDCNDGSATVSPADTEICDASNVDEDCDGLADDSDSSATGKSTWYRDADGDSYGTSATTVSRCDQPSGYVANSTDCDDSDATLNPDTVWYADSDGDGYGNSSSTIISCAQPSGYVADNTDCDDAESAANPGKTEVCNDGIDNDCDGTSNNCGVTGTIDLSTADAKLTGEAVGDYAGIAISGAGDVDGDGVDDLLVGAYGEDSGGSLAGAAYLVLGPVSGTQSLSAADAKLMGEAAGDYAGWAVSGAGDLNNDGYDDLLVGTYYNDAGGTDAGAAYLVLGPVSGTQSLSAADAKLTGEAADDHAGWSVSNVGDINLDSYDDFSIGAMYEDSGATNAGAAYLVLGPVSSGTSSLSTADAKLTGEAADDDAGWSVSGAGDLNNDGYNDLLVGTYGEDSGGSNAGAAYLVLGPVSGSQSLSTADAKLVGEASDDFAGIAVGAGDVDNDGYDDLLVGARGEDSGGTNAGAAYLVLGPVSGSVDLSTADAKLTGEAAYDYAGWSVSKVGDINLDSYDDFLIGALYEDSGGSNAGAAYLVLGPVSSGTSSLSTADAKLVGEASGDYAGRAVAGAGDVDSDGYNDLLVGAHYNDAGGSSAGAAYLIFGGGL encoded by the coding sequence ATGACCGTCACGGATGAGGTGGGCGGCGTCTGTAGAGACAGCATTCTGGTCAGCGTGGGCAACCCGGAGGTAACGATCACCTCACCCACGGATGGGGAGAGTTATGAAAAGGGGGAAGCCATCCTCTTTTCTGCCGCGGTCTTTGATGCCCAGGACAACCCGGAGGATCTTGAAATCGAGTGGTCCAGTGATGTGGATGGTGTTTTTAATACAAACCCTGCCGATTCGTCGGGAAATATCGCCTTCAACTATTCGGGACTATCTGCGGAAGATGGGGGCACCGAACATTTAATCACCCTAAGCGCAACCGGTACGGATGGACTTTCAACCACGGAAGAAGTCAATATCATCGTAAGCCCCCCGGAGGTTTGTGATGAAATTGATAATGATGGAGATGGGGTTGTGGATGAAGGAGTCACCACAACTTACTATGCCGACTCGGATGGAGACGGCTACGGGGATGTTGATAACACCACAGAGGACTGTAGCCTTCCCGGCGGCTATTCCAAAGACAACACGGATTGCGATGACACAAACTTCAGCCTGAATCCGGCCGCCACAGAGGTATGTGACAGTCTGGATAATGACTGTGACGGTTACACGGATGACGGGGATGGCAGTTTGGATGCGTCGACAGGCGCCACTTGGTATGCGGATTCTGACGGGGACGGGTATGGGAATGCCGCAAACACCACTCAGGCCTGCACCCGACCCTCGGGTTATGTTTTAGATGATACCGACTGCGACGATAATGAAGTCCTGTCAAATCCCGGTGAAATTGAGGTTTGTGACGGTCTGGACAACAATTGTGACGGCGCCCTCGATGAAGATTCTGCTGTGGATGCCGCCACATGGTATGCCGACACCGATGGGGATAGTTATGGTTCGACAAGCTCACCACAAGCGGCCTGCACCCAGCCTTCGGGTTACGTGGCGGATGATACCGATTGTGATGACAGTGATGCTTTGGTTAACCCGGCGGCTACCGAATATTGCGACGGCGTGAATAATGACTGCGACAGTTATACGGATGAAAGTTCCGCGGCAGATGCCTCCACTTGGTATCGTGATTCAGACGGGGATGGCTACGGAGATGCGGCGATCTCCATTTTAGCCTGCGACCGACCTTCCGGTTATGTGGCGGATGATACGGATTGTGATGACAGTGATATTACCCTCAATCCGGATACCGTCTGGTATGCGGATTCTGACGGCGACGGTTATGGTTCGACAAACTTATCACAAGCGGCCTGTAGCCAACCCTCGGGTTACGTTTTAGATAATACCGATTGCGACGATTTCGACACCACAACTTCCCCCGCGGCCACCGAATATTGCGACGGTATGGATAATGACTGCGACGGCACTACGGATGAAAATGACGCGGCAGATGCCTCCACTTGGTACAGGGATTCAGATACGGATGGTTACGGAAATACGGCAATCTCTACTTTAGCCTGCGATCAGCCGGCTGGCTACGTGTCGAACAACGACGACTGCAACGACGGCTCCGCTACCGTCAGCCCGGCCGACACGGAGATCTGCGATGCATCCAACGTGGACGAGGACTGCGACGGACTCGCAGACGACTCCGATTCGAGTGCCACGGGCAAGAGTACCTGGTACCGCGACGCCGACGGCGACAGCTACGGGACCTCGGCCACGACCGTGAGCCGGTGCGACCAACCTTCCGGTTATGTTGCCAACAGTACGGATTGTGATGACAGTGATGCTACTCTCAATCCAGATACCGTCTGGTATGCGGATTCCGACGGCGACGGTTACGGCAATTCTTCCAGCACAATAATCTCCTGTGCCCAGCCTTCTGGTTATGTTGCCGACAATACGGATTGTGATGATGCTGAAAGTGCGGCCAATCCAGGCAAAACCGAGGTTTGTAATGACGGTATTGACAATGACTGCGACGGCACAAGTAACAACTGTGGTGTTACCGGCACCATCGATCTCTCCACTGCCGATGCCAAGCTAACGGGCGAAGCGGTTGGTGATTATGCTGGTATTGCTATTTCTGGAGCCGGGGATGTCGATGGGGATGGGGTGGATGACCTCCTTGTGGGGGCTTATGGTGAGGACTCCGGGGGGAGTCTCGCCGGAGCGGCCTATTTGGTGCTGGGTCCTGTGAGTGGTACCCAATCTCTCTCGGCCGCTGATGCCAAACTAATGGGTGAAGCGGCTGGTGATTATGCTGGTTGGGCCGTCTCGGGAGCCGGAGACTTGAACAATGACGGTTACGATGACCTCTTGGTGGGGACTTATTATAATGATGCGGGTGGCACTGACGCGGGGGCGGCCTATCTGGTTTTGGGTCCTGTGAGTGGCACCCAATCTCTCTCGGCCGCTGATGCCAAACTAACGGGTGAAGCGGCTGATGATCATGCAGGTTGGTCTGTCTCGAATGTTGGGGACATAAACCTCGATAGTTATGATGACTTCTCGATTGGTGCCATGTATGAGGACTCGGGGGCTACTAATGCCGGAGCGGCCTATTTGGTGCTGGGGCCTGTGTCTAGTGGAACGAGTAGCCTTTCTACTGCCGATGCCAAACTAACGGGTGAAGCGGCTGATGATGATGCTGGTTGGTCTGTCTCGGGAGCCGGAGACTTGAACAATGACGGTTACAATGACCTCTTGGTGGGGACCTACGGTGAGGACTCGGGGGGCAGTAATGCCGGAGCGGCCTATTTGGTGCTGGGGCCTGTGAGTGGGTCACAATCTCTTTCTACTGCCGATGCCAAGCTTGTTGGTGAGGCGTCCGATGATTTCGCAGGAATCGCTGTAGGGGCTGGAGACGTGGACAATGACGGTTACGATGACCTCTTGGTGGGGGCCCGGGGTGAGGACTCTGGCGGTACAAATGCTGGAGCGGCCTACTTAGTGCTGGGTCCTGTAAGTGGAAGTGTAGACCTCTCCACCGCTGATGCCAAGCTGACGGGTGAAGCGGCTTATGATTATGCTGGTTGGTCTGTCTCAAAAGTTGGGGACATAAACCTCGATAGTTATGATGATTTCTTGATTGGTGCTCTGTACGAGGACTCGGGGGGCAGTAATGCCGGAGCGGCCTATTTGGTGCTGGGGCCTGTGTCTAGTGGAACGAGTAGCCTTTCTACTGCCGATGCCAAGCTTGTTGGCGAGGCGTCCGGTGATTATGCAGGACGCGCTGTTGCAGGGGCCGGAGACGTGGACAGTGACGGTTACAATGACCTTTTGGTGGGGGCTCATTATAATGATGCAGGTGGCAGTAGCGCGGGGGCGGCCTATCTCATTTTCGGTGGGGGACTGTAG